One genomic window of Methanosarcina acetivorans C2A includes the following:
- a CDS encoding tetratricopeptide repeat protein: MNAPEIAAFKAERREPDKTDVDKLTGELDIRSEIWLIFDDLSTILEDQHFADKGVELLFSSLRYNTHNAKIIVTSRIVPIFENGESLIDVVEDEEKQNLKGLRKDYAVDYLVSNGLDKVEHEKLEELATGVDGHPLALKLLVELVKEFGVKDTLEDLSMYQESKDDTIKKARRLFDKLAGEEKELLESISVYREPVDMKGLREMFTLNTPKNAVKKLTDKSLLENDHNGSYWLHPLVQEFSYKDLKNKKEAHILAVKYCLSLPLPENPTKKGDVQPLIEAHYHTCAAKEYDAAAEIIFHFKLYEMLERWGNYNTLIELYEGVLPKSHFEDEPLLKNKEFHISILGNLGNVYTVLNEGKKAIQYHEKVVELNKGATNKFNEIISISNIGLFYFQQGMMKKAIECFEQTLKISNHDNQKGISGANLGNIGLVYLQIGEPKKAIQYFEKSLPLLKEANDKRREGANLGHMGMAYLQLNEAKEAVQCIQQSMYIAEEINDKRSIGNCFGNMGIIHSFFGEMKEALESYEQALSIAKEIDDRCNLGNWLGNKGRVYFDSGEIEKAIEFYKHALRIAKEINDVVREGLWIENLGQAFSYQGEFKKAIEYYEQALKISREIGNISAEGNLLENMGLAYYSLGEPRKAIEFLKESLAIRKAIEDPKIIGFCEQKLKELKGYDE; encoded by the coding sequence ATGAACGCACCAGAAATTGCAGCCTTTAAAGCCGAAAGAAGGGAACCCGACAAGACTGACGTTGACAAACTCACTGGTGAACTTGATATAAGAAGCGAAATCTGGCTCATTTTCGATGACCTTAGCACTATTCTAGAAGATCAACATTTTGCAGACAAAGGTGTCGAACTTCTCTTTTCTTCCCTGCGATATAACACCCATAACGCAAAAATAATAGTTACAAGCCGAATCGTGCCGATATTTGAAAATGGAGAGAGTCTTATTGATGTGGTGGAAGACGAGGAAAAACAAAATCTCAAAGGTTTGAGAAAAGACTATGCGGTTGACTACCTTGTCAGCAATGGACTTGACAAAGTGGAACACGAAAAGCTGGAAGAACTGGCGACAGGTGTGGATGGTCATCCCCTTGCCCTGAAGTTGCTTGTAGAGCTGGTAAAGGAATTTGGTGTTAAGGATACACTCGAAGACCTGAGCATGTATCAGGAAAGTAAAGATGATACCATCAAAAAGGCAAGGAGATTATTCGACAAACTGGCAGGTGAAGAAAAAGAACTTCTTGAGAGCATCTCGGTGTATCGTGAGCCTGTGGATATGAAAGGGCTCAGGGAGATGTTTACGTTAAATACTCCAAAAAATGCTGTAAAAAAGCTAACTGACAAATCCCTTCTCGAAAACGACCACAATGGAAGCTACTGGCTCCATCCACTGGTTCAGGAATTCTCCTATAAGGATCTGAAAAACAAAAAAGAAGCTCACATTCTTGCAGTAAAATATTGCCTTTCTCTTCCACTACCCGAAAATCCAACCAAAAAAGGAGATGTACAGCCTTTGATCGAGGCTCATTATCATACTTGTGCGGCAAAAGAATATGACGCTGCTGCAGAAATAATATTTCATTTTAAACTCTATGAAATGCTTGAAAGATGGGGTAATTACAATACTTTAATAGAGCTTTATGAAGGAGTGTTGCCAAAAAGTCATTTTGAAGATGAACCATTGTTAAAAAATAAAGAATTTCATATATCTATTTTAGGCAACCTTGGAAATGTATATACAGTTTTAAACGAAGGAAAAAAAGCAATTCAATATCATGAAAAAGTTGTTGAATTAAATAAAGGAGCTACAAACAAGTTCAATGAAATAATAAGCATCAGTAATATTGGTTTATTCTATTTTCAACAAGGAATGATGAAAAAAGCGATTGAATGTTTTGAACAAACTTTAAAAATTTCAAACCATGATAACCAAAAAGGTATAAGTGGAGCAAATCTCGGCAATATAGGTCTCGTTTATTTACAAATTGGAGAACCTAAAAAAGCAATTCAATATTTTGAAAAATCTTTACCTCTTTTAAAAGAAGCTAACGACAAAAGAAGAGAAGGAGCTAATTTAGGACACATGGGTATGGCCTATTTACAACTCAATGAAGCAAAAGAGGCAGTCCAGTGTATTCAACAGTCAATGTATATTGCAGAAGAAATTAATGATAAAAGAAGCATAGGAAATTGTTTTGGAAACATGGGTATTATCCATTCTTTTTTTGGAGAAATGAAAGAAGCACTTGAATCTTATGAACAAGCTTTAAGTATTGCAAAAGAAATTGACGACAGGTGCAATTTAGGGAACTGGCTTGGAAACAAAGGTCGTGTCTATTTTGATTCTGGAGAAATAGAAAAAGCAATTGAATTTTATAAACACGCTTTAAGAATTGCTAAAGAAATAAACGATGTGGTAAGAGAAGGACTTTGGATCGAGAATTTAGGTCAAGCATTCAGTTACCAAGGGGAATTTAAAAAAGCAATTGAATATTATGAGCAAGCGCTGAAAATTTCAAGGGAAATTGGGAATATAAGTGCCGAAGGAAATCTTTTGGAAAATATGGGGCTAGCATACTATAGTCTGGGCGAACCCAGAAAAGCAATTGAGTTTTTGAAGGAATCCCTAGCTATAAGAAAAGCGATAGAAGATCCGAAGATAATTGGTTTTTGTGAGCAGAAATTGAAGGAACTTAAAGGGTATGATGAATGA
- a CDS encoding transposase, whose translation MGKGNIAIDKSMIKTIVDGKIIIPLPKVLVGNRYYPMFSIFSPTQCDSCGSKLHVNSHHTRFIISRYGTISLNVTYWLCPTCKKHYHDQVIGVQGSANYSSEYYDTQINVRYDGRCSLHNSRRIGETYTEGVINVCGRAPCPTSLWLYEQKLAKLSKQELLNQGVSFEETLYVDGNWIKNGWKKKLEEFIGTKLTKKEWKKMRYKSVYVVATKEKVILDFEVTERLPTIEALMPLFIRIKNRFPEDKIKKIVSDEDKAIIGAVKMVFPEVTHSFCVFHQLKNVSKRYYEEFSSVEEIPDNDKITYNEISQLILSDTVISAVAHIQKIREFNSDLELSEASHKAISYAEEIFSKNVSFLKKGFTPETDNTMEQIFSLICDIVDKVRSFKTDNGLTNFCYNLFTFFNKRCFSTGKWKGFSPLMRARFQYG comes from the coding sequence ATGGGAAAAGGAAACATTGCAATAGATAAATCAATGATAAAAACGATAGTTGACGGCAAAATAATAATTCCTTTGCCAAAAGTTTTGGTTGGAAATCGATACTATCCCATGTTCTCTATATTCTCCCCTACTCAGTGTGATAGTTGTGGAAGTAAATTACATGTTAACTCTCATCACACTCGTTTTATTATATCACGTTACGGCACTATATCTCTCAATGTTACATACTGGCTTTGTCCCACTTGTAAGAAACATTATCATGATCAGGTTATTGGTGTTCAGGGTTCTGCAAATTACAGTTCTGAATATTATGATACACAAATAAATGTCAGATACGATGGACGATGCAGTCTGCACAATTCTCGGCGAATTGGGGAAACATATACAGAAGGAGTAATAAATGTCTGTGGAAGAGCTCCTTGTCCCACTTCATTGTGGTTATATGAACAGAAACTAGCAAAACTTTCAAAGCAAGAACTTTTGAACCAAGGAGTTAGCTTTGAAGAAACATTGTATGTTGATGGGAATTGGATCAAGAATGGATGGAAAAAAAAGCTTGAAGAATTTATTGGAACGAAACTCACAAAGAAAGAATGGAAAAAAATGCGATATAAATCTGTTTACGTTGTTGCTACCAAAGAGAAGGTCATTTTAGATTTTGAAGTAACTGAGAGGTTACCAACAATTGAGGCTCTGATGCCTCTTTTTATACGAATAAAGAACCGATTTCCTGAAGATAAAATCAAAAAGATTGTTTCTGATGAGGATAAAGCGATCATTGGAGCCGTAAAAATGGTCTTTCCTGAAGTGACTCATTCTTTTTGTGTGTTTCATCAATTAAAAAACGTTAGTAAGAGGTATTATGAGGAATTCAGTTCTGTTGAAGAGATTCCAGATAACGATAAGATTACCTACAATGAGATATCTCAATTGATACTTTCTGATACGGTTATCAGTGCTGTTGCGCATATTCAGAAGATACGAGAATTTAACTCTGATCTTGAACTTTCTGAAGCGTCTCATAAAGCGATTTCTTATGCCGAAGAGATTTTCAGCAAGAATGTGAGCTTCTTGAAAAAAGGTTTTACACCTGAGACAGATAATACAATGGAACAAATATTTTCTTTGATATGTGATATAGTAGACAAAGTAAGGTCATTCAAAACCGATAATGGACTAACTAATTTTTGTTACAATCTATTTACTTTTTTCAACAAACGGTGTTTCAGCACTGGAAAATGGAAAGGTTTCTCACCTTTAATGAGAGCAAGATTCCAATATGGATAA
- a CDS encoding tetratricopeptide repeat protein, giving the protein MREAKNKSIKFGLTHNNIKESKKTIEICELDLQNSRAGGNRREEGNDLGKLGLAYSHLGEIRKAIKYFQQAAKIFKEVGDRKGEELALENMGLAYTRLGAIEKAIEYYEQALEISRETGDVESEGTVIGNIGMTYDYLGKTEKAIEFYKCALKIARETGNLTGERNNLGNLGNLCYQLGELEAATGYYGQALKISKEIGDKQGEVDILQNLMIAHNRQGEMKKVVEYSEQELEILREMGEKFKEGQTLERLGLAYSFLGEKDKAIECYGQALVINREFGDRRQENDIIEKLKCLQETKKPDAIQNRKQALQKS; this is encoded by the coding sequence ATGCGAGAAGCAAAAAACAAATCCATAAAATTTGGATTGACACACAATAATATAAAAGAAAGCAAAAAAACAATAGAAATTTGTGAGCTGGATCTTCAAAATTCCAGAGCAGGTGGAAATAGAAGGGAAGAGGGAAATGATCTTGGAAAATTGGGTTTGGCTTACAGCCATTTGGGAGAAATAAGAAAGGCTATTAAGTATTTCCAGCAGGCAGCAAAGATTTTTAAAGAAGTAGGCGACAGAAAGGGAGAAGAACTAGCTCTCGAAAACATGGGATTAGCATATACCCGGCTGGGCGCGATTGAGAAAGCTATTGAATATTACGAACAGGCCCTGGAAATCTCCCGTGAAACAGGAGATGTAGAAAGCGAAGGAACTGTTATAGGAAATATAGGGATGACATACGATTATCTGGGAAAAACAGAAAAAGCAATCGAATTCTACAAGTGTGCACTTAAAATCGCCAGAGAAACCGGTAATTTGACGGGAGAAAGAAATAACCTGGGAAACCTGGGGAACTTATGTTATCAGTTGGGGGAGCTAGAGGCAGCGACTGGATACTACGGTCAGGCTCTTAAAATCTCCAAGGAAATAGGAGATAAGCAAGGGGAAGTAGATATTCTTCAGAACCTGATGATAGCACATAATCGCCAGGGAGAAATGAAAAAAGTAGTAGAATATAGCGAACAGGAACTTGAAATCTTGAGGGAGATGGGGGAAAAATTTAAAGAAGGGCAAACTCTTGAAAGGTTAGGTTTAGCATATAGTTTTCTTGGAGAAAAAGATAAAGCAATTGAATGTTATGGCCAGGCACTCGTGATTAACAGAGAATTCGGAGACAGGAGGCAGGAAAATGATATTATAGAAAAATTAAAGTGTCTGCAAGAAACAAAAAAACCAGATGCTATTCAAAACAGAAAGCAGGCACTTCAAAAAAGCTGA
- a CDS encoding phenylacetate--CoA ligase family protein, which yields MKYWQPKYETMNPGELRRLQLKRLQNSAKLVYDNVPFYRQKFKEAGVTPEDIKTLEDVRKLPFTRKAYLRENYPFGLFAAKKEDIVRIHASSGTSGKPTVVGYTAKDIETWSDLIARSLTMIGLSKGDVVQNAMNYGLFTGGLGFHYGVERMGAMIVPAATGNTARQLEMMIDFGVTAVHCTPSYAFYLAETAEELGLIDKLSLKAAIFGGEPWSENTRKQLEKRLNLKAYDCYGLSEMFGPGVGFECQEQNGLHIWSDNFLVEVLDENGEQVAEGEKGELVLTSLNKEGFCNIRYRTGDMTKLLESECDCGRTTTRISRLLGRADDMMIVRGINVFPSQIQDVISRIPEVGEHFQLILDRNKHMLDELTIEVELEENAFTGDLKDLKAVQDHVQRELKSVLNIRTNVELLEKGSIERTAGKAKRIIDRRPQL from the coding sequence ATGAAATACTGGCAGCCGAAATACGAAACAATGAATCCCGGAGAACTGAGAAGACTTCAGCTTAAACGCCTGCAAAACAGTGCAAAGCTGGTCTATGACAATGTTCCTTTCTACAGGCAGAAATTCAAGGAGGCAGGAGTCACTCCCGAGGACATCAAAACCCTTGAGGACGTCCGTAAACTGCCTTTCACGCGCAAAGCCTACCTTCGGGAAAACTATCCTTTCGGCCTCTTTGCCGCAAAGAAGGAGGACATCGTACGCATCCACGCCTCTTCCGGGACCAGCGGAAAGCCCACGGTTGTCGGCTATACTGCAAAGGACATCGAGACCTGGTCGGACTTAATTGCCCGGAGTCTTACAATGATAGGGCTTTCAAAAGGTGACGTCGTCCAGAACGCCATGAACTACGGCCTTTTTACAGGCGGGCTCGGCTTCCATTACGGCGTTGAAAGGATGGGAGCAATGATTGTGCCGGCAGCAACAGGAAACACTGCCAGGCAGCTTGAGATGATGATCGACTTCGGGGTAACCGCAGTCCACTGCACCCCCTCCTACGCTTTCTACCTTGCAGAAACCGCAGAAGAGCTCGGCCTCATAGACAAGCTCTCCTTAAAAGCAGCCATTTTCGGAGGCGAACCCTGGTCGGAAAACACAAGAAAGCAGCTTGAAAAAAGGCTCAACCTCAAAGCCTACGACTGCTACGGCTTATCCGAAATGTTCGGTCCGGGAGTCGGCTTCGAGTGCCAGGAACAAAACGGTCTTCACATCTGGAGCGACAATTTCCTGGTCGAAGTTCTTGACGAAAACGGAGAGCAGGTCGCAGAAGGCGAAAAAGGCGAACTCGTCCTGACTTCCCTCAACAAAGAAGGCTTCTGCAACATCAGATACCGCACAGGTGACATGACAAAACTTCTCGAATCCGAGTGCGACTGCGGCAGGACAACCACAAGGATCTCCCGCCTGCTCGGCAGGGCCGACGACATGATGATCGTCCGCGGAATCAACGTCTTCCCCTCCCAGATTCAGGACGTTATCTCAAGGATCCCCGAGGTTGGCGAACACTTCCAGCTAATCCTCGACCGCAACAAACACATGCTCGACGAACTCACAATCGAAGTCGAACTCGAAGAAAACGCCTTCACCGGCGATCTCAAAGACCTCAAAGCCGTTCAGGACCATGTCCAGCGTGAACTCAAATCTGTCCTCAACATCCGCACAAACGTCGAACTCCTTGAGAAAGGCAGCATCGAGAGGACCGCAGGAAAGGCAAAGAGAATTATTGACAGAAGACCGCAGCTCTGA
- a CDS encoding 4Fe-4S binding protein, with product MVAKINADSCVGCGSCIGECPACAIFITDDDVSSVIEDKCNDCCLCLDKCAHGAITITYDSKKLI from the coding sequence ATGGTAGCAAAAATTAATGCCGACTCCTGTGTTGGTTGCGGAAGCTGTATCGGCGAATGCCCTGCATGTGCAATTTTCATCACCGACGATGATGTTTCATCCGTGATTGAAGATAAATGCAATGATTGCTGTTTATGTTTAGATAAATGTGCGCATGGAGCAATTACCATTACATATGATTCCAAAAAACTTATTTGA
- a CDS encoding serpin family protein produces MTKCKIILVISLSILALLCIGCIENSTINTKTTVNSTVDTKTIINTDSVEEYDIATANNAFTFDLYSMVKNEDENVLFSPYSIFSAMAVCYDGTEGSTKEQMSNAFYYPLNKLVLEESSKKMIGTINSNNDAYDLETTNALWVLENYTLNEQYVSNAKNYYDGMVTPVDFVNEPEASTDTINKWVEEKTNEKIKKLIPEGEIGPDTRLVITNTIYFNGTWVKEFDPDITRTRSFTLSNGDEKSVSTMRIVEKFNYGEDQKAKILELPYKGDNLSMYIVLPKENNITELENNFTLKYYSKLKENMSTGDYVEVWIPKFTFKTEAELKSPLIEMGVVDAFNPNAANFSGITPDKSLAISEIYHQAFVDVHEKGTEAAAATGAIILEEEIEYTWEFKADHPFLFMIEDKRTGCILFIGKVESPEYEKMS; encoded by the coding sequence ATGACTAAATGTAAAATTATTTTGGTAATTTCGTTAAGTATACTTGCATTACTTTGTATAGGATGTATTGAAAATTCAACTATAAACACAAAGACTACGGTTAATTCAACTGTAGACACAAAGACCATAATTAATACTGATTCAGTGGAAGAGTATGATATTGCAACTGCAAACAATGCTTTTACCTTTGATCTGTATTCAATGGTTAAAAACGAAGATGAAAATGTCTTATTTTCTCCATATAGTATATTTTCTGCAATGGCTGTTTGTTATGATGGAACCGAAGGTTCCACAAAGGAGCAGATGTCAAATGCGTTTTACTATCCTCTAAATAAACTCGTTCTTGAAGAGAGTTCAAAGAAGATGATAGGTACAATTAATTCTAATAATGATGCATACGACCTAGAAACTACAAATGCTCTATGGGTCCTTGAAAACTATACTTTGAATGAACAATATGTTTCCAATGCGAAAAACTACTATGATGGTATGGTAACACCAGTTGATTTTGTAAATGAGCCTGAAGCATCCACAGATACCATTAATAAGTGGGTCGAAGAAAAGACAAACGAGAAAATAAAAAAACTTATTCCTGAAGGTGAAATTGGCCCAGATACACGGTTGGTAATCACAAATACGATTTATTTCAATGGAACATGGGTAAAAGAATTTGATCCTGATATTACAAGAACAAGGTCATTCACTCTTTCAAATGGCGATGAAAAAAGTGTAAGTACAATGCGCATTGTGGAGAAGTTCAACTATGGGGAAGATCAAAAAGCGAAGATATTAGAATTGCCATACAAAGGTGACAACCTGAGCATGTACATAGTTCTCCCGAAAGAGAACAACATTACAGAGTTAGAAAATAATTTTACCCTCAAATATTATAGTAAACTAAAAGAGAATATGAGCACAGGGGATTATGTGGAAGTGTGGATTCCGAAATTTACATTTAAAACAGAAGCTGAACTAAAATCTCCATTAATAGAAATGGGAGTCGTTGATGCTTTTAATCCAAACGCAGCCAATTTCTCAGGAATAACACCAGACAAGAGCTTGGCAATATCAGAGATTTATCATCAGGCATTTGTAGATGTGCATGAAAAAGGAACTGAAGCTGCTGCAGCAACAGGGGCCATAATATTAGAAGAAGAAATAGAATACACATGGGAGTTCAAAGCAGATCATCCATTTTTATTTATGATAGAGGATAAGAGAACAGGTTGCATACTTTTCATAGGCAAAGTTGAAAGTCCTGAATATGAGAAAATGTCATAA
- a CDS encoding DUF3795 domain-containing protein codes for MILLNEALLIAPCGMNCRICAAYLRKRNKCPGCRIEANKPVTRVICKIKTCETLTENKLTFCFECENFPCKNLKHLDRRYRTRYGMSMVENLENIKKSGIEEFLKNEKIRWTCTECGGTICVHKGSCYSCGRKI; via the coding sequence ATGATATTATTGAACGAAGCTCTACTCATTGCTCCCTGCGGAATGAATTGTCGCATTTGTGCGGCTTACTTGAGGAAGAGGAACAAATGCCCGGGCTGTAGAATTGAGGCTAACAAACCTGTTACTCGAGTAATATGCAAAATAAAAACATGTGAAACTTTAACAGAAAACAAATTAACATTTTGTTTTGAATGTGAAAATTTTCCTTGCAAGAATTTAAAGCATCTGGATAGAAGGTATCGTACCAGATACGGCATGAGTATGGTCGAAAACCTAGAAAACATTAAAAAATCTGGTATAGAGGAATTTCTAAAAAATGAAAAAATAAGATGGACATGCACCGAATGCGGAGGCACAATCTGTGTTCATAAAGGCAGTTGCTATAGCTGCGGGAGGAAAATTTGA
- a CDS encoding methyltransferase family protein, with amino-acid sequence MVSSKITAVFSLVAFAVIHSLTASLPFKRLVMRVAGPEAEKLYLPAYSLTAVLTILPLIYQLYKNPGRVLYKISSPWRWLMVGGQLVAGTLDLVAYLDAPHRFKVSSQLAGSQASEANSLKIRGIYRWVRDPFLLSGLVMIWLTPVMTVNLLIVYILTTIYFYLGSLHWERRLVAQFGDEYREYQKRVHRIIPGLRGSVKESDQSSVNI; translated from the coding sequence TTGGTTTCTTCCAAAATTACTGCTGTTTTTTCTCTGGTTGCATTCGCGGTTATTCACAGCCTGACTGCGAGCCTGCCCTTCAAACGCCTGGTCATGAGAGTTGCCGGTCCCGAAGCAGAAAAGCTCTATCTGCCGGCATACAGCCTTACTGCGGTGCTGACGATATTGCCGCTTATCTATCAGCTCTACAAAAATCCTGGGCGGGTTCTTTACAAAATATCTTCGCCCTGGCGCTGGCTCATGGTCGGCGGGCAGTTGGTTGCCGGAACGCTTGATCTTGTGGCTTATCTGGATGCTCCGCACCGGTTCAAAGTAAGTTCGCAACTCGCTGGCTCACAGGCTTCTGAGGCAAATTCCCTGAAGATCCGGGGTATTTACAGGTGGGTAAGGGATCCTTTCCTGCTCTCGGGACTGGTCATGATATGGCTCACTCCCGTCATGACTGTCAATCTGCTTATCGTATACATTTTGACTACAATATACTTTTATCTGGGATCTCTTCACTGGGAGAGAAGGCTGGTGGCGCAGTTCGGTGACGAGTACAGGGAGTATCAAAAGCGGGTTCACAGGATAATCCCGGGATTAAGAGGAAGCGTTAAAGAATCTGATCAATCCTCTGTTAACATATAA
- a CDS encoding lysylphosphatidylglycerol synthase transmembrane domain-containing protein translates to MEINEQEVLQVPENKNNNHKILVSPQPPALRVGHYLPTLIFLGLAVHLVLPQLASVESSLQVIRTMALWAVLLAAVAETTSYIGYGYLINSILAIVNQQLSILKGAGITLAAASMGMLAGGTLGNAAATYSWVRKSGVSAEGSGLAGTLPTIFNNAILTLLAAAGIVHLLLAHELSTIQFYAFLLILSILSFGVATVSWGRNHRARFKTVALGIASSFARLLRRPFTPTSTENSVNRLFTALDILHDGGWQFPALLAAFSIGFDALTLYLFFIAAGHPVGLEVLLIGYGLPLLFGKMAFVVPGGVGVVESTMIALYTGLGVPSSVAVVVVLGYRVFSFWIPTLVGFPIAFYLQRK, encoded by the coding sequence ATGGAGATAAACGAACAGGAAGTTTTACAGGTGCCGGAAAATAAAAACAATAATCATAAAATCCTGGTTTCTCCTCAGCCCCCTGCCCTAAGGGTGGGCCATTACCTTCCAACCCTTATTTTCCTGGGGTTGGCTGTTCATCTGGTCCTTCCCCAACTTGCTTCGGTTGAATCGTCCCTTCAGGTTATCAGGACAATGGCTTTATGGGCTGTACTGCTCGCTGCCGTTGCCGAGACTACAAGTTACATAGGATACGGGTATCTCATAAATTCGATTCTGGCAATAGTTAACCAGCAACTCTCCATCTTAAAGGGAGCTGGCATAACTCTCGCTGCAGCCAGCATGGGGATGCTTGCAGGGGGTACTTTAGGAAATGCAGCAGCTACTTACAGCTGGGTACGAAAATCCGGAGTAAGCGCAGAGGGTTCGGGGCTTGCAGGCACGTTGCCCACCATATTCAATAATGCAATTTTAACGTTACTGGCAGCAGCCGGGATAGTCCACCTGCTCTTAGCTCACGAACTCTCCACCATACAGTTTTATGCCTTTCTCCTGATCCTTAGCATACTGAGCTTTGGAGTTGCAACAGTAAGCTGGGGAAGAAACCACAGGGCCCGTTTTAAAACCGTAGCTCTAGGAATAGCATCTTCATTCGCAAGACTTCTACGCAGACCTTTTACCCCAACTTCAACCGAGAACTCGGTAAACAGGCTCTTTACAGCCCTTGATATACTCCATGATGGAGGCTGGCAGTTCCCGGCGCTGCTGGCAGCCTTTTCAATAGGTTTTGACGCGCTGACTCTTTACTTATTTTTTATAGCCGCAGGGCATCCGGTAGGGCTCGAAGTCCTGCTTATAGGATACGGGCTTCCCCTGCTCTTCGGAAAAATGGCTTTTGTAGTCCCCGGAGGAGTCGGAGTTGTGGAGAGCACGATGATTGCCCTGTATACCGGACTTGGAGTACCCAGCTCGGTTGCTGTAGTCGTCGTACTCGGATACAGGGTGTTTTCTTTCTGGATTCCTACTCTGGTCGGTTTTCCTATCGCTTTTTATCTGCAGAGGAAATGA
- a CDS encoding DUF1294 domain-containing protein, which produces MVETVYIIFLFIYAALNAVSFTLYGLDKSKARKKIWRIPEKTLLTISLFGPIGAWFGMMQFRHKTQKPMFRYLVPGFVGVHLLLVLWLNL; this is translated from the coding sequence ATGGTAGAGACTGTATATATTATTTTTCTCTTTATTTACGCTGCGCTTAATGCAGTTTCATTCACCCTGTACGGGCTGGATAAATCTAAAGCGAGAAAGAAAATTTGGCGGATCCCGGAAAAAACCCTTCTGACTATTTCCCTTTTCGGACCTATCGGTGCCTGGTTCGGAATGATGCAGTTCAGACATAAAACCCAGAAACCCATGTTTAGATATCTTGTGCCGGGGTTTGTTGGAGTTCACCTCCTGCTGGTGCTCTGGCTAAACCTGTAA
- a CDS encoding inositol-3-phosphate synthase encodes MAGKDRIKIAIAGVGNCASSLLQGIEYYRKNEDADAIGLMHRDLGGYFPYDIEVAAAFDIDRRKIGKDVSEAIFSLPNCTTVFCPDVPRTGIEVSMGRVLDGCSEHLFNYPEECRFLPVEGEGATKEEVVSVLQNSGAEILVNYMPVGSEEAALFYAECALEAGCAFINNMPVFIASNPEWAKRFEEKKLPIIGDDIKSQLGATIVHRTLADLFKKRGVKLERTYQLNTGGNTDFLNMLNRNRLASKKISKTEAVQSVLAERLENGNIHVGPSDYVSWQKDNKVCFLRIEGKLFGDVPMNLELRLSVEDSPNSAGVVIDAIRCCKLALDRGKGGILYQPSAYFMKHPPKQYPDDEAYLMIEEFIAGNQ; translated from the coding sequence ATGGCAGGTAAAGACAGGATCAAAATTGCCATTGCAGGGGTTGGAAACTGTGCAAGTTCGCTTCTGCAGGGGATTGAATATTACAGAAAAAATGAGGATGCAGATGCGATCGGCCTGATGCATCGGGACCTTGGAGGCTACTTCCCGTATGACATTGAAGTGGCAGCAGCTTTCGATATCGACCGGAGGAAGATTGGAAAGGACGTATCCGAAGCAATTTTTTCCCTTCCGAACTGCACAACAGTTTTCTGTCCAGATGTGCCGAGGACAGGCATTGAAGTTAGTATGGGGAGGGTTCTCGACGGCTGTTCCGAACATCTTTTCAATTATCCCGAAGAGTGCAGGTTCCTGCCCGTGGAAGGGGAGGGGGCAACAAAAGAGGAAGTAGTAAGTGTCCTGCAAAATTCTGGAGCCGAGATTCTTGTAAATTACATGCCTGTGGGTTCCGAAGAAGCTGCCCTATTCTATGCCGAATGCGCCCTTGAAGCCGGCTGTGCCTTTATCAACAATATGCCTGTTTTTATTGCGAGCAACCCTGAATGGGCAAAACGCTTTGAAGAAAAGAAGCTTCCGATCATCGGCGATGACATCAAGTCCCAGCTCGGAGCAACCATAGTCCACAGGACTCTTGCCGACCTTTTCAAAAAACGGGGAGTAAAACTCGAAAGGACATACCAGCTCAACACAGGTGGAAACACCGATTTCCTGAATATGCTAAACCGAAACCGGCTTGCGTCCAAAAAAATCTCGAAAACCGAAGCCGTGCAGTCCGTGCTTGCCGAGCGGCTTGAAAACGGAAATATCCATGTGGGCCCGAGTGACTATGTTTCCTGGCAGAAAGACAACAAGGTCTGCTTCCTGCGGATTGAAGGCAAACTCTTCGGAGATGTGCCCATGAACCTTGAATTAAGGCTATCGGTAGAAGACTCTCCAAACTCTGCCGGGGTCGTAATTGACGCTATCAGGTGCTGCAAACTTGCACTGGATAGGGGGAAAGGCGGAATTCTTTATCAGCCGTCCGCATATTTCATGAAACACCCTCCAAAGCAGTATCCGGATGATGAGGCATACCTTATGATTGAAGAGTTTATTGCAGGAAATCAGTAG